The following are encoded together in the Sphaerodactylus townsendi isolate TG3544 linkage group LG12, MPM_Stown_v2.3, whole genome shotgun sequence genome:
- the C8G gene encoding complement component C8 gamma chain, whose translation MACAMLLLTISGLLFISPSYARRKSPPRENPIDKILAQADFNPSQFAGKWYLVGVASRCGYLRDNSHRLEPVNIMASVISTAPQGSMLINTFRPSDGICWNIRQVYSPAGTPGRFILRDRGRPVDIVIGETDYRSYAIVFYQKSRQISVKLYGRNIQTSDSIVAKFEQLVTGVGLSEDLTYYFPTYGFCDSADQFHILDETKYTGV comes from the exons ATGGCGTGTGCTATGCTCCTTCTCACCATCTCTGGCCTGCTGTTCATTTCTCCTTCCTATGCCCGGAGAAAGTCCCCTCCTCGGGAGAATCCCATTGATAAGATCCTCGCCCAGGCAGACTTCAACCCCAGCCAG TTTGCTGGAAAATGGTACCTTGTTGGAGTAGCTTCCAGGTGTGGGTACCTGAGAGACAACAGCCACAGGCTGGAACCGGTGAACATCATGGCATCCGTCATCAGCACGGCACCTCAGGGATCCATGTTGATCAACACGTTCCGCCCATC GGATGGCATTTGTTGGAATATCAGGCAGGTCTATTCCCCTGCTGGGACTCCAGGCAGATTCATCTTGAGAG ATCGTGGCCGTCCGGTTGACATCGTAATTGGGGAGACTGATTACAGGAGCTACGCCATCGTCTTCTATCAGAAGTCCCGACAGATCTCTGTGAAGCTTTATG GACGCAACATCCAGACCAGTGATTCTATCGTGGCTAAATTTGAGCAGCTTGTGACTGGTGTGGGGCTGAGTGAGGACCTCACGTATTACTTCCCCACTTATG GGTTTTGTGACTCCGCTGACCAGTTTCACATCTTAGATG agACTAAATATACAGGCGTATAA
- the FBXW5 gene encoding F-box/WD repeat-containing protein 5 yields the protein MDDGGNPLLPDSILFDIFQYLDYKDVLSVGQVCHQWHAVARDEVLWKELFYRYYGVARDVPRHPAAVSWYSEFQRLYDNIPCVQVQTLKEHSDQVLHLSFSHNGYMFASCSKDCTVKIWNNDLTFSLLHSSNMKKFNWSYTQFSQFNADDSLLLVSGVFMGPRTSSSGEIAVISLENFTLLSRVRNKPYDVFGCWLNETNLISGNLHRIGYLTSCSVLWLNNAFQGVESENMNVVKRLFKLQNLNASTIRTVMVVDCSRYDSADLPHQGEQLASSPAAATGQAADLCSDSEEEEEPKRQAVPELSAEDSPGAKSEAEAGDGLDRFLSDIMEGRAMTEMEMETKVAQLLAKKRTKPPEPNLLSLEGCSKKKYLIFTTGCLTYSPHQIGIKQILPHQMTTAGPVLGEERDSDKFFDSLDHVIDIHGHIIGMGLSPDHRYLYVNSRAWPQDCVISDPLQPPPIAEEIDLHVLDLKTMKEVKRALRAHRAYTPSDDFFFIFLDVSRDFVASGAEDRHGYIWDRHYNICLAKLQHDDVVNSVAFSPVEQELLLTASDDCTVKVWRSPRTVRILHAEKPRLRKPLFSWATNQRS from the exons ATGGATGATGGGGGTAACCCCCTTCTCCCCGATAGCATCCTCTTTGACATTTTCCAGTACTTGGATTACAAAGATGTGCTGTCAGTGGGACAGGTGTGCCACCAGTGGCATGCTGTGGCTCGAGATGAGGTCCTATGGAAGGAGCTTTTCTACAGATACTATGGGGTAGCTCGGGATGTCCCACGACACCCAG CTGCTGTTTCTTGGTACAGCGAGTTCCAGAGACTGTATGACAACATCCCTTGCGTTCAGGTGCAAACCCTGAAGGAGCACAGTGATCAAGTTCTCCACCTTAGCTTCTCCCACAATGGCTACATGTTTGCCTCATGCTCCAAGGACTGTACCGTCAAG ATCTGGAACAACGACCTCACATTCTCGCTTTTGCATAGCTCCAACATGAAGAAGTTCAACTGGAGCTACACTCAGTTCTCGCAGTTCAATGCTGACGATTCCCTCCTTCTGGTGTCGGGGGTATTCATGGGGCCCCGCACTTCCTCCTCAGGCGAGATTGCAGTCATCAGCTTGG aaaATTTCACGCTCTTGTCCCGGGTGCGCAACAAGCCATACGACGTCTTTGGCTGCTGGCTGAACGAAACCAACTTGATTTCTGGCAATTTGCACCGCATCGGCTACCTCACCTCATGCTCTGTGTTGTGGTTAAACAATGCCTTCCAG GGTGTGGAATCTGAAAACATGAACGTGGTAAAAAGGCTTTTCAAACTCCAGAACCTGAATGCCAGCACCATCCGGACAGTGATGGTGGTGGACTGCAGCCGCTACGATTCCGCTGACCTACCACACCAAGGAGAGCAGTTGGCATCCAGCCCTGCTGCTGCCACCGGCCAGGCTGCCGATCTTTGCAGcgacagtgaggaggaggaggagcccaaACGCCAAGCAGTGCCAGAGCTGTCTGCAGAGGACTCCCCAGGAGCCAAGAGCGAAGCCGAGGCTGGAGACGGGCTGGACCGCTTCCTGTCAGACATCATGGAAGGGCGTGCCATGacagagatggagatggagacaAAGGTGGCCCAGCTGCTGGCAAAAAAACGGACGAAGCCTCCTGAGCCGAACCTTCTctccctggagggctgcagcaaGAAGAAATACTTGATCTTCACCACTGGATGCCTCACCTATTCGCCACACCAGATCG GGATTAAGCAGATCCTGCCTCACCAAATGACCACAGCAGGTCCCGTCCTTGGAGAAGAAAGAGATTCTGATAAGTTTTTTGATTCGCTGGACCATGTCATTGACATCCATGGACATATTATCGGCATGGGTCTCTCACCTGACCACAG gTACTTGTACGTGAACAGCCGAGCTTGGCCTCAGGATTGCGTCATTTCCGACCCCTTGCAGCCGCCCCCCATTGCCGAGGAAATCGATTTGCACGTCCTGGATCTCAAGACGATGAAGGAAGTGAAACGAGCACTGCGGGCTCACCGGGCCTACACACCCAGCGATGActtcttctttattttcctgGACGTCAGCAGAGATTTTGTGGCCAG TGGTGCTGAAGATCGTCACGGCTACATCTGGGACCGGCACTACAACATCTGCTTGGCCAAGCTGCAGCATGATGACGTGGTCAACTCAGTGGCCTTCAGCCCTGTAGAACAAGAACTCCTCCTGACAGCTAGTGATGACTGCACCGTTAAAGTGTGGCGCTCCCCCCGCACCGTGCGGATCCTTCACGCTGAGAAGCCCAGACTCCGTAAGCCACTCTTCTCTTGGGCCACAAACCAGAGAAGCTGA
- the LOC125442120 gene encoding lipocalin-like → MQQPRLVGFLALILGCLLQTQAEVPVQPDFQQNQFLGTWYSIGLASSSRWFKEKKSVMKMCTTVVMPTEDGNLNVTSTYPKLDRCETKKSLFVLTDQPGRFSYTSPWSGSKHEVRVVETNYDEYALLHAKKAKGAETSTMVTLYGRRKELSQELVEKFTRFALEQGLTQESILILPRTNLCMEESA, encoded by the exons ATGCAGCAGCCACGGCTCGTTGGCTTCCTGGCCCTGATTCTTGGTTGCTTGCTCCAGACCCAGGCTGAAGTGCCGGTTCAGCCCGACTTCCAGCAAAATCAG TTCTTAGGGACATGGTACAGCATTGGCCTGGCCTCCAGTTCCAGATGGTTTAAGGAGAAGAAGTCGGTGATGAAGATGTGCACCACGGTGGTCATGCCCACAGAAGATGGAAACCTGAATGTCACCTCCACCTACCCCAA GCTCGATAGATGCGAGACAAAAAAGAGCCTTTTTGTTCTGACTGACCAGCCAGGCCGATTCAGCTACACCAGCCCAT GGTCTGGAAGCAAACATGAAGTTCGAGTGGTGGAGACCAACTACGATGAGTATGCATTGCTTCATGCCAAGAAAGCCAAGGGAGCAGAGACCTCCACAATGGTGACCCTGTATG GTAGGCGCAAGGAACTGAGTCAGGAGTTGGTGGAGAAATTCACTCGGTTTGCCTTGGAGCAAGGACTCACCCAGGAGAGCATCCTCATCTTACCCCGGACTA ATCTGTGCATGGAAGAATCTGCGTAG